GTGTGCGCGGCGTACTCCGCCCCGTCCCACCGTTTCTCCTccttttcctcttcctcttcttcctcttgagcCACCGGCACCCtgacctcgcgccgccgccgcgtccGCACGTCGAACGCCACCAGCCGCCTGCCGGCCAGCGCCACCACCTCCAGCTCCGCGCCCTGGAACCCCATGAGCCGCACGCCAtcgtccagccgcaccacctccttCTCCACGATGAAGGAAGACTGGGCGACCAGCTCCTGCCCGCTCGCCTCGCCGTTCTCGTGCCCCGCGGGCTTTGTGAGCCGACGTGGCAGCAGCTCCGCGACGGGCACCCTCGCGGCGGCCTCCTCCCAGCTCCCGTCCTCGTCAAGCCGGAACACGGCGACGCTGTTGTCTTGATCGCGCACGGCGCAGTGGAGCTTGCCCCCGGCCGAGCCGATCTCCCACATGCCGCTGTCGCCGGGGCAGAGTACCATCTCGACGCGCCCCGTCAACGGGCTGTACCCCACGGCCGTGCCGACGCTCGTCCGCCACCACGCCGTCCCACCGGCCGCCGCGCCCGACGCGGCGACGAGCCCTTCGGCGGGCACGACCGCGTCGGTGGCCCGCCACGCGCCCGTCCCGGACGTGAACACCAGGAAGCAGTAGGCGCCGGAGCCCGGCGCGCACTCAGCGGCGCAGACGAGCGCGTAGTCGCCGCGGAAGTTGTACGGCGTGGCGTCGAAGAGGACGACGATCGCGGGGCGCGGCCAGGTGCGGCACGGCGGGGACGGGACGGGCGCCCAGGACGCGGTGGCCGGGTTGCACACGAAGAACGCGTCGTCGGCGGGCGAGTAGCAGCACGCGACCCCGTGCGACGACGACAGCACGGTGACCTCCTCCGAGGCCGGGGCAAAGGCGAGCGTCGGGGACGGCACGGCGTCGTCGGGGCCGTCGAACGGGAGGAAGCCGGCCTTGGGGACgaagaggccggacatccggcgcgggGCAGCCGCGTGCGCCACGGCGAAGAGCGGGGACGCGAGCCGGCGCTCCCAGGACGGGTGCACGAGGCGGAGCCGCGCGGCGGCCGCGGGCGGGAGGTGCACCAGCGCCCGCTCCCGCAGCACGTCGGCGAGCGGCGGCGCCCGCACGGAGGTCACGCGGCTCCGCAGGCGCCGGCGCCTCGACGGCCCCCGGCACGCCCGCGGATCCTCGCTGGTCGACGCGTCGCCGGAGTACATGGCTGACCCGCAGACGGTTTGTGCCCACGCGCGCTACCTTTGTCTGCCGCTCCGCGGCGGATGTTACGAGCGGAGCAGATCGAAACCAACGCGTGCGGCTTCGTGGAAATTTCACTTTCGTCGCGGCGAAGGCATCCGCTGGCCAGGGTAGAAATCGACCGGGTTCTTCTCGGTGCGCGACTTGGTTGACGCGACCGAGGGGTCAATGCGCAGGTCGTgtcaatttttcatattttataGGAGTATCTCTCCATCTCTATGGCGTAGCGCAACGGTGCATCGCCATGGCTGGGTTTCGGAGTTGCCGTCCGGGCCGGGGGGAGGAACACGACGGTGGTTTAAAATCGAATTAGCCGTGGCATCTGGTTCATTACCTCCCGATTCTAACGATCAGCTTCCGCAAAAATAGCCAATCGTTTGTCGTGTTAGTTACCCTTCCTTAATTGTAGGGGTTCCAGTTGCTCTACGAGTACGAGTCGTGCCCGCGCGTGCGTCGTGCCAGATGGCACGACAAGGTGAGTCCGAGGATCTCACGACGACAAACAGGCGAAGAAAAGAAAGAGGGAAACGATCTCACGAATACTGATCTGCCCACGCGTTGAACAACAAGCCGATCGACGATGTCGACCACAAGACGAGGCGTTGGCAAATGCAGCGGCGCGGTCGTCGCGCGCTCCGACGGGACGACCGCCGTCCGCTGCACTGCCACGTCCAATATCCTCCACCGCGCCACCCTCGATCCGGCtttccgccgccgcctcgcgctccaATCTGCGGCCGATGGAGGTAGCATTCGACCCCACCCTCCTCCCCGGCCTCTCATATGGCGGCGCTGCATCCTTGGCGCGTTCCTAGACGTCCCTCGCGTAATCCACCACGTCCACACACCATCTCCGGCTTCATACCAAAAGATGCGTCGGTCTCATGCTTAAAGCATCTCCAGCCGTGCTCCCAACAGGTTCTTCCCACGCATTTTTTTTCACGCCGGCATCCTAAATTCGGCTCAGTCGCACCCCCAAAAGCCTATTTTTCGCCGGATTTGGCTGAAATTGATGCCNNNNNNNNNNNNNNNNNNNNNNNNNNNNNNNNNNNNNNNNNNNNNNNNNNNNNNNNNNNNNNNNNNNNNNNNNNNNNNNNNNNNNNNNNNNNNNNNNNNNNNNNNNNNNNNNNNNNNNNNNNNNNNNNNNNNNNNNNNNNNNNNNNNNNNNNNNNNNNNNNNNNNNNNNNNNNNNNNNNNNNNNNNNNNNNNNNNNNNNNNNNNNNNNNNNNNNNNNNNGGCGCCGGGGTCAGCGATTTTGGCGCGACTGAGCCGGCGAGTCAGCGAGACGCCGCTTCGTCGCCCttatcgcctcggttcccgcgggaatcaatgccaaggctagcCAAGGCTGCCGGGCCGGTCAGTCTCCATTGACgcgctccattgatgcctcacgggcagcGCAGTGAAAGCGCCGCCGACGTGCGTCCCGCCCGCTCCCATCACGCGTCGCCCGGCATGCAGCCTCTCGCCGCCCCCGCTGGGGCTATAAAAGGCGGCCCCTCCCCGCCGGTGAACGCCACAACCCCCCTGCATCTCGCCTCGCAGAGCAGCCCTCTCCCCCTTTCCTGACGACGATCAAAAATGCCCGAGAGGTTTCCTGGCGGCGGCGCAGCGGTGAACGGCTTTGGCCGCCGCCATCTCCAAGAGCCGGAGGCGCGCCTTCTCTACGAGGCCGAGTATCCGATACCCCTGGACATGCGTGTGCCGGGGGCGTGGAGGCTGAGCGCCGGCGGCATCCCGGTGTCACCGGTACCCGaaggggcggcgaggcgggcggagaTCGCCTGCATCAGCTCGTCCCTGACGGAGGAACAGCGGAACGAGCCGAGGTACGCGCTCGACAGTGAAACGTTGTGGACGATGTACTTCGAGCGCCGCCGCTAAGAGCAGATCTCCTCCGTCAAAGACGTCATTCNNNNNNNNNNNNNNNNNNNNNNNNNNNNNNNNNNNNNNNNNNNNNNNNNNNNNNNNNNNNNNNNNNNNNNNNNNNNNNNNNNNNNNNNNNNNNNNNNNNNNNNNNNNNNNNNNNNNNNNNNNNNNNNNNNNNNNNNNNNNNNNNNNNNNNNNNNNNNNNNNNNNNNNNNNNNNNNNNNNNNNNNNNNNNNNNNNNNNNNNTCGAGatcgtcctcgaccacatcgagactGGCAACGTGCCACGCCTCGAGTACCTTGCGCGGCCGTGCTTCCCTCGCCGCCGCGGCAGTTCCTGGACGCCGCGGTGAATGGAGCCGACGTCCTCGTCGTCGGGCTCCGGCTCGCCGGCTCTCCGTCCCGTCAAGCCAGAGCCGGAGGAGACACCGCAGCAGCGCCGCACCCgcagcggcgccctcgtcatcaacgagggtacCCGCCCCTCCCCGCGCTTCCTTCGCTTGGTCCGGCCGAAGCTCAAGCCGGGCCtgctccccgtgaagccggagcacgtTGACATGGTGGCCCCCGACGACGAGGCCGCCCTAAAATGGCGAAGGAAgactacgtccgcgagcaggtgcGCCGCCAACGCCAGGCATACGCACAGCTCCAGGCCCGGCGCCAGGCCAGGCGCCGCGGGCACGAGGAGGGCGGTGTcatcgtcctcgacagcgacgaggaggacgaggtcgGGCCGTCCAGTGCCCCACCGCGCGTCGGGGACCCTGGgcaggggtgcagcagggacgaCAGTGGCTCCGGCGGGGAGCgcgacgacgatgatgacgatgacagcggtggcgactacacccgcttctacgggcttctcggcatgtagatgGCGGGCGGTGGACGCGGCGCAGTCGCTAGTGTGGTGTAGTTTGcatgtttttactttttttttacaaatttcaatgaaatttcgcCGAGCTCGTACCAGATCGCCGAGTTTGCACACGTTTGTATGTAATTTCGCCAACCTCGCGCGATATTGGTGGCGACCAGGCGGCCGACGACTGGGAACGGAGTCGCCCCCACGCGCCAAACTTGCGCCGGTTCACCTCCAGACGGCTTTTTTTCGCCGCCCTGggaggccgaacggctggagatgctcttattccTGCATGAGACATATTCGGTCTCGTTGCTTCAAGCCATGAAGCCTTTCTAAACATTTTGGCTATATATATGCAAGCCATGTGTATTTTTACTATACATGCTTCAGTTCAGAAATTATGGCATCTCTAATGCTGACCATAAACAACACGTGTATGTATCGGTCCGCCGAGCGGTCCAGACATACTTCCTCTCGTAAATCGGAGAAAAAGTGTGTCGGCCCACCCAAAACTCCCTAGCGTGCCAATTTCCTCCACTCCGCCCCTTCCCCCATTCTTTCCATCTGCACCCTTAACCTCCGCCGTTGCCGCTGTACCTCTTCGGCTGCCACAGATGCATAGCAGGACGCCCGCAACCAGTACTGACGTGcctcatgacccacaagtataggggatctatcatagtcctttcgataagtaagagtgtcgaacccaacaaggagcagaaggaaatgacaagcaattttcagtaaggtattatctacaagactgaaattatcggtaacatataattttgtgataaggtaattcataacgggtaacaagtaacaaaataactaaggtgcagcaaggtggcccaaccctttttgtagcaaaagacaagcctggacaaactcttatataaagcaaagcgctcccaaggacacatgggaattatcgtcaagctagttttcattatgctcatatgattcgcattcgttactttgataatttgatatgtgggtggaccggtgcttgggtactgcccttccttgtacaagcatcccactatgATTAACCCCTttcgcaagcatccgtaactacgaaagaaaaattaaggtaaacctaaccatagcatgaaacatatggatccaaatcaggcccttacgaagcaaacgcgtaaactagggtttaagcttctgccactctatcaacccatcatctacttattacttcccaatgcctttccctaggcccaaacaacggtgaagtgtcatgtagtcgacgttcacataacaccactagagggaatACAACATAcatttgttggggatcgttgcagaaattaaaaaaaaatctacgcatcaccaagatcaatctatggagagactagcaacgagagagaggggagtgcatcttcatacccttgaagattgcgatgcggaagcgttacaagaacgcggatgaaggagtcgtactcgtagcgattcacatCGTGGTTGATTtcgatctaagcgccaaacaacggcgcctccgcgttcaacacatgtacaacccggggacatctcctccttcttgatccagcaaggggagaggagaagttgagggagagctccggcaacacgatggcgtggtggtggagcttgcagtctccggcagggctttgccaagcactaccgaggaggaggtggagttggagagggggagggctgcgccaggggcaagggtgaagctcccatgcgcctccccactatatataggggtggagggggctggtttcttgccctccaagtccattggggcgttggcaaaggtgggaggaaagaaatcccatcatttccttccccaccgattgtcatcccccctttttagggatcttgatcttatcccttcggggtatgatcttattccttctaaggggggatcttggtgcgcctcgaccaggggtgtggggccttgcccccactacccacgttcatgtgggtccccccatgcaggtgggccccattccggaaccttctagaaccttcctggtacaataccgaaaaatcccgaacatttttcggtggccaaaataggacttcctatatataaatctttacctccggaccattccggaactcctcgtgacgtccgggatctcatccgggactccgaacgacattcggtaaccacatactatttcccataacaactctagcgtcaccgaaccttaaggttgtagacctacgggttcgggaaccatgcagacatgatcgagacgttctccggtcaataaccaacagcgggatctggatacccatgttggctcccacatgttccacgatgatctcatcggatgaaccacgatgtcaaggattcaagcaatctcgtatgcaattccctttgtcaatcggtatgttacttgcccgagattcgatcgtcgatatcccaatacctcgttcaatctcgttaccggcaagtcactttactcgttccgtaatgcatgatcccgtgactaactacttagtcacattgagctcattatgatgatgcaataccgagtgggcccagagatacctctccgtcatacggagtgacaaatcccagtctcgattcgtgccaacccaacagacactttcggagatacctgtagtgcacctttatagccacccagttacgttgtgacgtttggtacacccaaagcattcctacggtatccgggagttacacaatctcatggtctaaggaaatgatacttgacattagaaaagctttagcaaacgaactacacgatcttgtgctatgcttaggattaggtcttgtccatcacatcgttctcctaatgatgtgatcccgttatcaatgacatccaatgtccatggtcaggaaaccataaccatctattggtcaacgagatagtcaactagaggctcactagggacatgttgtggtctatgtattcacacatgtattacgatttccagttaatacaattatagcatgaacaatagacaattatcacgaacaaggaaatataataataaccattttattattgcctctagggcatatttccaacagtctcccacttgcactagagtcaataatctagttcacatcactatgtgattgtaatgaatccaacacccatggtgtttgatcatatttcacttgtgagagaggttattagtcaacgggtctgaacctttcagatccgtgtgtgctttacaaatctctatgtcatcttgtagatgcagctaccacgctctatttggagctattccaaataattgttctactatacgaatccggtttactactcagaatcatccggattagtgtcaaagtttgcatcggcgtaaccctttacgacgaactcttttaccacctccataatcgagaaaattccttagtccactagttactaaggaaaaCTTTGAccattgtcctgtgatccattcctggatcactcttgtaccccttgactgactcatggcaaggcacactttaggtgcggtacacaacatagcatactgtagagcctacgtctaaagcataggggatgaccttcgtcctttctctctcttctgccgtggtcaggtcttgagtcttactcaatactcacaccttatgacacagccaagaactccttctttgccaatctattttgaactccttcaaaatcttgtcacgatatgtattcatttgaaagtactattaagcgtttttgatctatccttatagatcttgatgctcaatgttcaagtagcttaatccaggttttttattgaaaaacacctttcaaacaaccctatatgctttccagaaattctacaacatttctgatcaacgatatgttaacaacatatactcatcagaaattatgcagtgctcccactcacttctttggaaatacaagtttctcataaactttgtataaacccaaaatctttgatcatctcatcaaagcgtatattccaactccgagatgcttaccctagcccttagaaggattgctggagctttgcatacttgttagcatctttcaagattgacaaaaccttctggttgtatcacatacaacctttcctcaagaatatcattgaggaaataatgttttgacatcctatctgcaagatttcataaatcatgcagtaattgctaatataattccaacagactcttagcatcgctacgagtgaggaagtctcatcttagtcaactccttgaacttgtcagaaaacatcttagcgaaaagtcgagctttcttaatggtgacacttaccatcattgtccgtcttccttttagaatccatctgtactcaacagccttacggccatcgagtagttcttccaaagtctacactttgttttcatacatggatcctctctcggattttatggcctctagccatttgtcagaatccgggcccaccatcgcttctccatagctcgtaggttcattgttgtgtagcaacatgaccttcaagacaggattactgtaccactctgaagtagtacggatccttgtcaccctacgaggtacggtagtgatttgatccgaagcttcatgatcactatcataagcttctacttcaattggtgtaggcgccacaggaacaacttcatgtgcctgctacacactagttgaagtgacggttcaataacctcatcaagtctccaccatcctcccactcaattctttcgagagaaacttttcctcgagaaaggacctgattctagaaacaatcccttttgcttccggaactgagactggaggtatacccaactgttttgggtgtcctatgaagatgcatttatccactttgggttcgagcttatcagcctgaaactttttcacataagcgtcgcagccccaaacttttaagaaacgacatcttaggtttctgcaaaccatagttcatacagtgtcgtctcaacggaattgcgtggtgccctatttaaagtgagtgcggttgtctctaatgcctaacccatgaacgatagtggtaattcgataagagacatcatggtatgccccatatccaatgcgGTGTatctacgatgttcggacacaccatcacactatggtgttccaggcggtgttagttgtgaaacaatttccacaatgtcttaattgtgtaccaaacacgcaactcagatattcatctctatgatcatatcatagacattttatcctcttttcacgaagatcttcaacttcactctgaaactacttgaacctttcaataattcagacttgtgtttcatcaagtaaatatactcaacatctactcaaatcatgtgtgaagtaagaacataacgatatccactgcgtgcctcagcactcattggactgcacacatcaaaatgtattacttccaacaagttgctttcttgttccatcttactgaaaacgagacttttcagtcattttgcccatgtggtatgatttgcatgtctcaagtgattcataatcaagtgagtccaaatgatccatctgcatggagtttcttcatgcgtacataccaatagacatggttcgcatgtctcaaactttttcaaaaatgagtgagtccaaagatccatcaacatggagcttcttcatgcgttttataccaatatgacttacatggcagtgccacaagtaggtggtactatcattactatcttatatcttttggcatgaacatgtgtatcactacgatcgagattcaataaaccatttattttaggtgcaagaccgttgaaggtattattcaaata
Above is a window of Triticum dicoccoides isolate Atlit2015 ecotype Zavitan chromosome 5B, WEW_v2.0, whole genome shotgun sequence DNA encoding:
- the LOC119306301 gene encoding uncharacterized protein LOC119306301; its protein translation is MYSGDASTSEDPRACRGPSRRRRLRSRVTSVRAPPLADVLRERALVHLPPAAAARLRLVHPSWERRLASPLFAVAHAAAPRRMSGLFVPKAGFLPFDGPDDAVPSPTLAFAPASEEVTVLSSSHGVACCYSPADDAFFVCNPATASWAPVPSPPCRTWPRPAIVVLFDATPYNFRGDYALVCAAECAPGSGAYCFLVFTSGTGAWRATDAVVPAEGLVAASGAAAGGTAWWRTSVGTAVGYSPLTGRVEMVLCPGDSGMWEIGSAGGKLHCAVRDQDNSVAVFRLDEDGSWEEAAARVPVAELLPRRLTKPAGHENGEASGQELVAQSSFIVEKEVVRLDDGVRLMGFQGAELEVVALAGRRLVAFDVRTRRRREVRVPVAQEEEEEEEKEEKRWDGAEYAAHTNTLALVAPAVLACEPMLVEE